A DNA window from Fragaria vesca subsp. vesca linkage group LG3, FraVesHawaii_1.0, whole genome shotgun sequence contains the following coding sequences:
- the LOC101295407 gene encoding uncharacterized protein LOC101295407 has protein sequence MSMKEQYARVQDYAHELKRVDLATTVDIKCDFNNSEKLPIYKRMYICLGALKMRFKSGCKPILGLDDCHLKGAFGGQLLCAVGLDANNTTYVVAYAMVEMESKDSWMWFLRLLENDLDITREGNGFTFISDKQNGLLPACEQVLPLANHRFCVRHLWTNFNKLFLGKEMKDQLWAIAKSTTLAYYWNEMVVIKQMQVDAYDWLTDPEQPTRNPRHWCRAHFNTILKCDMLLNNLCESFNAFILPARSNPVISCFEDIRVKLMKKVVVRKEKMSKVINPICPKPREILEKNKVKSATDCIPNGTGSPMIEVIVLEEGDYVDACCLTKTYMDIYSHTVKPVNGMDLWMPTDEQAILPPQYNKQPGRPKKQKIKGAYEKDTEGGLKLGRVQKSLRCRNYGTLGHNIKTCHRHLPPKTLATHGIGTKKRKLNSGDASSTKEKGTKPLPKTKNELRAKAKLRKVAAKDKRDAKRAAAKATSRGPPTRGRPPKAATSIVRNASINTQPSQASSRSLMRI, from the exons ATGTCCATGAAAGAACAATATGCTAGGGTGCAAGACTATGCGCATGAGTTGAAAAGGGTGGACCTAGCAACCACCGTCGATATTAAATGTGATTTCAACAACTCTGAAAAACTGCCTATTTATAAAAGAATGTATATTTGCTTAGGAGCATTGAAGATGAGGTTTAAGAGTGGTTGCAAACCCATTTTGGGACTAGATGATTGTCATTTGAAGGGTGCATTTGGTGGGCAGTTGTTGTGTGCAGTGGGGTTGGATGCCAACAACACAACCTATGTAGTGGCTTATGCAATGGTGGAGATGGAGAGTAAGGATAGTTGGATGTGGTTTCTACGGTTGTTGGAGAATGATCTTGATATCACTAGAGAAGGAAATGGATTTACATTCATTTCCGATAAGCAAAATGGGTTGCTCCCTGCATGTGAACAAGTCCTCCCTCTTGCTAATCATAGGTTTTGTGTGAGACACCTATGGACCAACTTCAATAAGTTGTTTCTTGGAAAAGAAATGAAGGACCAACTTTGGGCAATTGCTAAATCAACAACATTGGCTTATTACTGGAACGAGATGGTGGTGATTAAGCAGATGCAAGTAGATGCATATGATTGGTTAACTG ATCCAGAACAACCAACAAGGAACCCAAGACACTGGTGTAGAGCGCACTTTAACACAATTCTCAAGTGTGATATGCTTTTGAACAACTTGTGTGAAAGCTTCAATGCTTTCATATTACCAGCTAGGTCAAATCCTGTCATTTCTTGCTTTGAGGATATCAGGGTGAAGTTGATGAAGAAGGTTGTTGTAAGGAAAGAGAAGATGAGCAAAGTCATCAATCCTATTTGCCCTAAGCCTAGGGAGATCTTAGAGAAGAACAAGGTTAAATCTGCAACCGATTGTATCCCTAATGGTACTGGTAGCCCAATGATTGAAGTGATAGTATTGGAAGAGGGAG ACTATGTTGATGCCTGCTGCCTGACCAAGACATACATGGACATTTACTCCCACACAGTGAAACCTGTCAATGGGATGGACTTGTGGATGCCTACAGATGAACAAGCAATCCTCCCACCTCAGTATAATAAACAACCTGGTAGGCCTAAGAAACAAAAAATCAAAGGTGCGTATGAGAAGGACACTGAAGGAGGCCTCAAGCTTGGAAGGGTTCAAAAATCTCTGAGGTGTCGCAACTATGGCACATTGGGTCACAACATCAAGACGTGTCATAGGCATCTTCCACCTAAAACACTAGCAACTCATGGGATTGGGACAAAGAAGAGAAAGCTAAACAGTGGAGACGCATCATCTACTAAG GAAAAGGGTACCAAACCACTACCAAAAACCAAGAACGAGCTTAGGGCAAAAGCGAAGTTGAGAAAAGTTGCAGCAAAG GACAAAAGAGATGCAAAGAGGGCAGCAGCAAAGGCAACAAGTAGAGGTCCTCCAACAAGGGGTAGACCACCAAAAGCTGCTACCAGCATTGTCAGAAATGCTTCTATAAATACACAACCTTCTCAAGCTTCCTCAAGATCATTAATGAGGATCTGA
- the LOC101295700 gene encoding uncharacterized protein LOC101295700: MAEPKEWIPRLESAGKKIPDYDNPDYFSIKVYYGGYIDHISGTYIGGSISYYDNVDKDKMSLTEVDGMVRGINCAYGGQMIDYWYSIGGEDNQKTKLNNDSDTITMCCRVPEIRLDGKRYKRLANKKWLPGVKISEPQESVLTQASRAPNINPTDKGKGKLKVELSKSDNDSDAGLRVQDDDVSLLAYEDRFVEEDEDDECGGDANEDSEDDDYDPAKDDDDLTKAEIGEKNEDGGSSAAAAVSSTLTVEGTKVEDSEAMYEAVDSNEEVIGHELNSDDDGEGHQ, encoded by the exons ATGGCTGAGCCCAAAGAGTGGATACCTCGATTGGAAAGCGCAGGCAAAAAGATCCCAGACTATG ACAACCCTGATTATTTTTCAATCAAGGTATATTATGGGGGCTATATAGATCATATTTCAGGCACGTACATTGGAGGGAGCATCAGTTACTATGATAATGTTGACAAAGACAAAATGTCGTTGACTGAAGTGGATGGCATGGTGAGGGGTATCAACTGTGCGTATGGAGGGCAAATGATAGACTACTGGTATTCGATTGGTGGAGAGGATAACCAAAAGACAAAGCTGAATAATGACAGTGATACAATCACTATGTGCTGCCGTGTGCCTGAAATAAGGCTG GATGGTAAAAGGTATAAGAGGTTGGCAAATAAGAAGTGGTTGCCTGGTGTGAAGATTAGTGAGCCTCAAGAAAGTGTATTAACTCAAGCTAGCAGGGCTCCAAACATAAATCCTACTGATAAGGGAAAGGGGAAATTAAAGGTTGAGTTGTCTAAAAGTGACAATGATAGTGATGCAGGTTTAAGAGTGCAAGATGATGATGTTAGTTTGTTGGCATATGAAGATAGGTTTGTTGAAGAAGATGAGGATGATGAATGTGGAGGTGATGCTAATGAGGATAGTGAAGATGATGACTATGATCCTGCCAAAGATGATGATGAT TTAACAAAAGCTGAGATTGGGGAAAAGAATGAAGATGGAGGTTCATCTGCTGCTGCAGCCGTCAGTAGCACTCTTACTGTTGAAGGAACTAAGGTTGAAGACAGTGAGGCTATGTATGAGGCTGTAGATTCTAATGAGGAGGTAATTGGTCATGAGTTAAATTCTGATGACGATGGAGAAGGCCATCAATGA